The Synergistaceae bacterium genome includes a window with the following:
- a CDS encoding DUF2993 domain-containing protein: MKQRFKFFIVIAITLLFASQSCADEVQDLLNFYVKKFKPEKALLIISDKPDSTGMFHDIYMDLKGVHIDKLRLANLTFRMKGVQFNEPANWKSGNVECKDALQVLATGTILESDINKSIEDKTFGKGDGQWHDVSLKINPSGLSGKGYYTAKAGFMELDILIDITSKLKIVKHKELWLDNPLVKINRLDLPDYITNKALSRIQPLVDLNKFPLPLTLNTVKLSKGSAVLSSRTLPKPIEGGIKYNYSR; encoded by the coding sequence ATGAAGCAAAGATTTAAATTTTTTATTGTCATAGCGATTACTTTATTATTTGCGTCCCAGTCTTGCGCCGATGAAGTTCAAGACCTGCTAAATTTTTACGTCAAGAAATTCAAGCCTGAGAAAGCACTATTAATTATATCTGATAAGCCCGATTCAACGGGAATGTTTCACGATATATATATGGATCTTAAGGGAGTTCATATTGACAAGTTGAGACTCGCAAATCTAACTTTCAGAATGAAGGGTGTACAATTTAACGAGCCTGCTAACTGGAAATCCGGCAATGTCGAATGTAAAGACGCGTTACAAGTCCTAGCAACCGGGACAATTTTAGAGAGCGACATTAATAAATCAATCGAGGATAAAACTTTCGGCAAGGGCGACGGACAATGGCATGACGTATCACTCAAGATAAATCCTTCAGGCTTAAGCGGGAAGGGTTATTACACTGCTAAAGCGGGATTTATGGAGCTTGATATATTAATTGACATAACAAGCAAATTAAAAATTGTGAAGCATAAAGAATTATGGCTTGATAATCCCCTAGTGAAAATAAATAGACTCGATTTGCCCGATTATATTACGAATAAAGCACTATCAAGAATTCAGCCATTAGTGGATCTAAATAAATTTCCTTTGCCTTTGACTCTGAACACTGTAAAATTAAGCAAGGGCAGCGCGGTTCTATCATCTAGGACTCTTCCTAAGCCTATAGAGGGCGGCATAAAATATAATTATTCGCGGTAA